One window of Bacillus alkalicellulosilyticus genomic DNA carries:
- a CDS encoding helix-turn-helix transcriptional regulator: MDKEAITKIVTEKIRLVRTEKEYTQDKMAEVLGISKKTLVQIEKGRTEANWTTVIAVCALFRDSDTLRNSFGGNPLEVVELSSHESVDKPKEKTMGGKVWWHNVAEDGKFKLQQNVISQHYRIIDDQDHRWFSSFSKEDTMEKFNRLTEMIK, from the coding sequence ATGGATAAAGAGGCTATCACAAAAATAGTAACAGAAAAAATAAGGCTAGTACGTACAGAAAAAGAATATACACAAGATAAAATGGCTGAAGTGCTAGGCATCTCCAAAAAAACGTTAGTACAAATCGAAAAAGGAAGAACAGAAGCGAACTGGACAACGGTTATCGCCGTATGCGCTCTATTTCGAGATAGCGATACATTACGCAACTCATTTGGGGGCAACCCTTTAGAGGTTGTAGAACTTAGCTCTCATGAATCAGTAGACAAACCGAAAGAAAAGACAATGGGTGGGAAAGTCTGGTGGCATAACGTCGCTGAAGATGGAAAATTTAAACTTCAGCAAAATGTAATTAGCCAACACTACCGAATTATCGATGATCAGGACCACAGATGGTTTAGTTCGTTTAGCAAAGAAGACACGATGGAGAAGTTTAATAGGTTAACAGAGATGATAAAGTAG
- a CDS encoding DUF3139 domain-containing protein has protein sequence MLQKKLLVVILSVLMVSIVVVPIGLLYVLNNGNPYTKYLAEKYVPTHLEEVGYSKEDIKQTHYIEPKHLINKDFYHGHYKVIFQDEPTVVYYYGVTKKGKEVIQFCEREPTLGIVEQITEQTKHSVLDCDYSLENRK, from the coding sequence ATGTTGCAAAAGAAGCTTTTGGTTGTTATCTTATCTGTTCTTATGGTTTCTATAGTAGTTGTGCCAATAGGCCTTCTTTATGTGTTGAACAACGGGAACCCCTATACAAAATATCTTGCCGAAAAATATGTTCCAACACACTTAGAGGAAGTCGGTTATTCAAAGGAAGATATCAAACAGACTCATTATATAGAGCCTAAACATCTCATAAACAAAGATTTTTATCACGGTCATTACAAAGTAATTTTTCAAGATGAACCGACTGTCGTGTACTATTATGGGGTTACAAAAAAAGGGAAAGAAGTCATTCAGTTTTGCGAGAGAGAACCAACATTAGGGATTGTTGAACAAATTACTGAACAAACAAAGCATAGTGTACTAGATTGTGATTATTCTTTAGAAAATCGAAAGTAG
- a CDS encoding NUDIX hydrolase: protein MGIVSFGAKEKGVTYLKRPAVYSVILTEGKDKIAIIHQNTGKFFLPGGGIEKGETHEQCLKREALEEIGSDILIGQFLGCAHNYFYSTIEFTHYLSIGYFYKCELGDQVSEPTEEGNFFQWVEVNSALSHLFLEHQSWGVRQALTND, encoded by the coding sequence ATGGGAATTGTTTCATTTGGAGCAAAAGAAAAAGGTGTAACTTATTTAAAAAGACCTGCAGTTTATAGTGTTATCCTAACGGAAGGAAAGGATAAAATAGCTATTATCCATCAAAATACAGGAAAGTTTTTTCTACCAGGTGGTGGTATTGAAAAAGGTGAAACGCACGAACAGTGTCTTAAAAGAGAGGCTCTTGAGGAAATAGGCAGTGATATTCTTATAGGTCAATTTCTTGGATGTGCCCATAATTACTTTTATTCTACCATTGAGTTTACACATTATCTCAGCATCGGTTATTTTTACAAATGTGAACTGGGAGACCAGGTGAGCGAACCTACAGAGGAGGGGAATTTCTTTCAATGGGTTGAAGTTAATAGTGCATTGTCTCATCTCTTTCTTGAACATCAAAGCTGGGGCGTCCGTCAAGCGTTAACAAATGATTAG
- a CDS encoding class I SAM-dependent methyltransferase, which yields MNSFDYEKFYEEVGKTNGWDFSNVKSSSEDVGWNFYEEVIKLSKKRDTLLDIGTGGGENLLKIASSLFLLIGIDLSIGMIETARANVKDEEASNVKFFQMSSDDLQFPTGFFDIVSCCHAPFSSKEIARVLKDGGYFLTQQVSEADKRNIKDAFGRGQAYDSPDGTLKERYKKELYDAGFTDIQYFDYDAVEYFERPEDLIFLLSHTPIIPNFGQDKSDFERVNQFIEDNRTEKGIRTNSKRFMMIANK from the coding sequence ATGAATAGCTTTGACTATGAAAAATTTTATGAAGAGGTCGGAAAAACAAATGGTTGGGATTTTAGCAACGTGAAATCTTCTTCTGAGGACGTTGGTTGGAATTTCTATGAAGAGGTAATTAAACTATCTAAAAAAAGAGATACTTTATTAGATATTGGTACTGGCGGTGGGGAGAACCTACTGAAAATAGCTTCCTCTCTATTTCTCTTAATCGGAATTGACTTATCCATTGGAATGATTGAAACTGCACGAGCAAATGTAAAAGATGAGGAAGCTTCAAACGTAAAGTTTTTTCAAATGTCTTCTGATGATTTACAATTTCCGACTGGCTTTTTTGATATTGTTTCCTGCTGTCATGCTCCATTCTCATCAAAAGAAATTGCTAGGGTATTAAAGGATGGGGGTTATTTTCTCACACAGCAAGTAAGCGAAGCCGATAAACGAAACATTAAAGACGCTTTTGGTCGTGGACAAGCCTACGATAGTCCTGATGGAACTTTAAAGGAACGATATAAAAAAGAGCTTTATGATGCGGGCTTTACAGACATTCAATACTTTGATTATGATGCGGTCGAATATTTCGAGAGACCGGAAGACCTCATCTTTCTGCTTTCCCACACCCCGATTATTCCTAACTTCGGCCAGGATAAGAGCGATTTTGAGAGAGTAAACCAATTTATTGAAGACAACCGAACTGAAAAAGGAATTCGTACAAATTCTAAAAGATTTATGATGATTGCTAATAAGTAA
- a CDS encoding sigma-70 family RNA polymerase sigma factor yields the protein MEESQHLNHLITQTLSRNKQAFGELYERTIQDVYTTIHFLVDEKADVDDIVQETYMQVYKNLAKFDQTRAFKPWITGIAIKQIHSYRRKKWLRLRVIKKVEVSNCVMQKTDSISEHISNKEIAEDVNHLPYKLKQVIILHYLNDLSQEEVAKVLNIPVGTVKSRIHGGLVKLRQKSQRDNNQLKEVRTL from the coding sequence ATGGAGGAATCTCAGCATCTAAACCATTTAATTACACAAACGTTATCAAGAAATAAACAGGCGTTTGGCGAACTTTATGAAAGAACGATTCAAGATGTGTATACGACCATTCATTTTCTAGTGGATGAAAAAGCAGATGTAGATGATATTGTTCAAGAAACGTATATGCAAGTGTATAAAAATCTAGCAAAATTTGACCAAACGAGAGCTTTTAAACCGTGGATTACCGGTATAGCAATCAAACAAATTCATTCTTATCGTAGAAAAAAATGGTTGAGGCTACGAGTAATAAAAAAAGTTGAAGTGTCTAATTGTGTTATGCAAAAGACTGATAGTATCTCTGAACACATTTCAAACAAAGAAATCGCTGAAGATGTGAACCACCTTCCTTACAAGCTCAAGCAAGTAATTATCCTTCATTACTTAAATGACCTTTCTCAGGAAGAGGTGGCAAAAGTTCTTAATATCCCAGTAGGTACGGTTAAGTCTAGGATACATGGGGGATTGGTAAAACTCCGTCAAAAAAGCCAACGGGATAATAATCAGTTAAAGGAAGTGAGGACACTATGA